The Periplaneta americana isolate PAMFEO1 chromosome 10, P.americana_PAMFEO1_priV1, whole genome shotgun sequence genome includes a window with the following:
- the Nrk gene encoding tyrosine-protein kinase transmembrane receptor Ror2 — MALILWYFLCSAVMVTHIMAQTGETGQLPPTGYCAPYNGKVCKHYLNGTGLVWFNISHDNTGGWLNEKITAGLWKEMIVGLKEPCRSAAEKLLCTYAFPQCQQLRNGYQMGLPLCNEDCVAVRQLFCYNDWALIEDSKQRGIYFKSRGHFQLPDCESLPSFRGSNPPACSHAKLTEMKMDEVTYDCVKGRGRFYQGTVNKTKSGLPCQQWDSQEPHSHYRPPEVFPEIQNAENYCRNAGGEEPSPWCYTMDPTVRWQRCDIPICENVTDSDETEYIGVKDLTMETFFTPMFILILSAVGLAGIVVVLLLFLLCHRLYKHRMGYNPTATRDQEVNIDLDKLPNNMAYHRTGAQLNPKLEKLEFPRNDIIYIRDLGQGAFGRVFQAKAPGLVKGEEFTLVAVKMLKDEASEDLQVDFEREACLLAEFDHPNIVKLLGVCAIGRPMCLLFEYMGRGDLNEFLRSCSPSNYIVRSSEGDGEMFKDVQLTHFDLVNVARQVAAGMVYLSDRKFVHRDLATRNCLIDDDMVVKIADFGLSQKIYLQDYYKGDEHDAIPVRWMPLESILYNKYTVESDVWAFGVCLWEIFSFALQPYYGMTHEEVVKYIKEGNVLQCPENTPKSMYELMKLCWNRKPSARPGFRTIYRTLEDIRAEVERAQNVRAGPYPHGVHV, encoded by the exons ATGGCTCTGATCCTGTGGTACTTCCTCTGCAGTGCGGTGATGGTGACGCATATCATGGCTCAGACAG GTGAGACTGGACAGCTGCCACCCACTGGCTACTGCGCTCCATATAATGGTAAAGTGTGTAAACATTACCTAAATGGAACAGGATTGGTGTGGTTTAACATTTCGCATGACAATACTGGTGGCTGGCTGAATGAGAAAATCACAGCAGGACTGTGGAAGGAGATGATAGTGGGATTGAAAGAGCCTTGTCGCAGTGCTGCTGAG AAGCTGCTTTGTACGTATGCATTCCCACAATGCCAACAACTGCGGAATGGATACCAGATGGGACTACCTCTATGTAATGAGGACTGTGTGGCAGTGCGGCAGTTATTCTGCTACAATGACTGGGCTCTCATTGAAGACAGCAAGCAACGTGGAATCTATTTCAAATCGAGAGGACACTTCCAGCTTCCAGATTGCGAATCCCTCCCAAGCTTCCGAGGTTCTAATCCTCCAGCGTGCTCTCATGCAAAACTCACCGAGATGAAAATGGATGAAGTTACCT ATGATTGTGTGAAGGGACGAGGCCGATTCTACCAGGGGACAGTGAATAAGACTAAGTCAGGGTTACCATGCCAGCAGTGGGATTCACAGGAACCACACTCACACTACAGGCCTCCAGAAGTGTTCCCTGAGATCCAGAATGCAGAGAACTACTGTCGTAATGCAGGTGGTGAAGAACCTTCTCCTTGGTGCTACACCATGGACCCCACTGTTAGGTGGCAACGCTGTGACATTCCTATTTGTG AAAATGTAACAGATTCAGATGAGACAGAGTACATTGGTGTGAAAGACCTAACAATGGAGACATTTTTCACTCCAATGTTCATCTTAATTCTCTCTGCTGTCGGACTTGCCGGCATTGTTGTGGTTCTTCTGCTATTCTTATTGTGCCATCGCCTTTATAAACACCGCATGGGGTATAATCCAACTGCAACCAGAGAT CAGGAAGTAAATATTGATTTGGACAAATTACCAAACAATATGGCTTATCACAGAACTGGAGCACAATTAAATCCAAAGTTGGAGAAGTTGGAGTTTCCAAGAAATGATATAATTTATATCCGTGACCTTGGTCAGGGTGCCTTTGGCCGTGTTTTTCAA GCAAAAGCACCAGGCCTCGTTAAGGGGGAGGAGTTCACTCTAGTTGCAGTGAAGATGCTCAAGGATGAAGCTTCAGAAGACTTGCAGGTCGACTTTGAGAGAGAGGCTTGCTTGCTGGCAGAGTTCGACCACCCAAATATTGTGAAATTGTTAGGAGTGTGTGCCATTGGACGACCCATGTGTCTGCTGTTTGAATACATGGGACGGGGTGATCTGAATGAATTTCTTCGCTCTTGTTCACCTAGCAACTATATCGTTCGTAGCTCAGAAGGGGACGGTGAGATGTTCAAAGACGTGCAACTGACTCATTTCGATCTGGTGAATGTGGCACGACAGGTTGCTGCGGGAATGGTGTATCTTTCAGATCGCAAGTTTGTGCATCGAGACCTGGCCACACGGAACTGCCTAATTGATGACGACATGGTAGTGAAGATCGCCGATTTTGGTCTGTCGCAGAAGATCTACCTGCAAGACTACTACAAAGGGGATGAACACGATGCCATTCCTGTTCGCTGGATGCCTCTCGagagtattttgtataacaagtACACTGTGGAATCGGACGTGTGGGCTTTTGGGGTGTGTCTCTGGGAAATCTTCTCCTTTGCCCTGCAGCCATACTACGGTATGACTCACGAGGAAGTAGTGAAGTACATCAAGGAAGGGAATGTACTTCAGTGTCCGGAAAATACCCCCAAGTCTATGTATGAATTAATGAAACTGTGCTGGAATCGCAAGCCTTCGGCCCGTCCAGGGTTCCGCACGATTTACCGGACCTTGGAGGACATCCGGGCCGAAGTGGAACGTGCACAAAATGTTCGTGCGGGCCCATATCCACATGGAGTCCATGTGTGA